One window of the Fibrobacter sp. UWP2 genome contains the following:
- a CDS encoding fibro-slime domain-containing protein, translated as MRIKGLLRGLVLCLAPLVVCVSAADYVAIAHVIYDGGNTIYYADNESNFKYHSLTRGEDDMFTIEFKQERLEGSDREGRETVRQLRFGLGCNEGSCKTNLNEGHEPYLAELFPDYQNGVDSQAIAEVWIIINDDSTLTISPTKLDIPVSQKKVIRFLAPWSNTNALLYVNGSESYMSSVPNYCGWFEAKITPPKGEFYVYFKQTIGGTSVGIEGPTKEEISPDQEISLDSIAALTDTIWVQGFQFGSPELFSEYPEVLGDCPIKNLPVMMFDWYDGTVNSDGTKDAYEEWQRKKGAGRTGFDVRGVPMYGEGTSQDFGKSGCEADPMTGMVEKELGANGVPVRASNFPSNCTNATHLNDWFLPEVLAKDDAGNEYTNVTCREIPLSLTDEGFWYAQIDDESPEQGLFLLDDFRYLDSAGTIENPHYDSLYAGSGRGYHNFGFAMKIQATFQYVKGQYFEFNGDDDVWVFIDNKLVVDIGGQHKKVKKSVNLDKLGLEEDSTYNFHIFYAERKREASNFMMKTSIDLHVESSMLLTDISDAPKIIKKEVWQIIRERKLACDFSSTPELEHTERGPSNFVLFGRSLSGKGVALNILDSLYYNGITIGNDFTMITIDPKAITKAKALPPGTYFVRVSLKTNPNDFKDVYFTVDPYEFPNIAFSGVKDSSYCILNIESEDETDSLCFDKYWYPYGSLLENDSMVFNVSSDTLPLNLNKNEKMWAGRSYPVSIMYAEEWASIYSGIKVEIKTSDTLLIACDSMGNPITEVVLDSGKANFFVRGTGEIVNATLTISSISSKNKQALWTQINMKEPPVPQIESAYIYDRNGDGRSDSIWIHFNKPLSDSSVLDSLKFVFGINDSAYTLPKNNSFNKVTYKIGEDVATIVAAKNCFGRGIFTGGASSPYSGKLNIWYTYTDPEDKSTAVFPVEGQLTDKVGPVITAAEISISDDGNTQLQLTFSEGINKEGANVDFFRFRNNSATSQLSNLIQPAHIATSSANQWTLIYVKGSVHDVVPTVGDSIRFTPPSIGGLALDLVNVPPHELNPWARITGEQSVRITSPTVVVLDRHSDVFDSASAIVRSESATVPKLVSGEQKLTAQQVAAIYGTQGHYLGDLDMGSLVRNEIAEIVKAVQGKTTYTDKEAVENGDPHDTYTLEEILNAVSAGKLSIDDAQDRLGLPDIIVDAYENGLLTKENLRYYESGSEADIEQIAVTVADNTELWYRATYYTSLGHFVNRDEGSIRCTDDIFKADGASDCLENNGRFFLAWNMRSSGGRLAATGIYIARLEIKISVNSNTISKQARDFLWGVRRGNVNAMDFGL; from the coding sequence ATGAGGATTAAAGGCCTGCTCCGGGGTTTGGTGTTGTGCCTCGCCCCGTTAGTTGTTTGCGTGAGTGCCGCAGATTATGTAGCTATCGCCCACGTCATTTATGACGGCGGAAATACCATTTATTACGCCGACAACGAATCTAATTTCAAGTATCATTCCCTGACCCGTGGTGAAGACGACATGTTCACCATCGAGTTCAAGCAAGAACGCCTTGAAGGTTCCGACCGCGAAGGGCGCGAAACCGTACGCCAGCTCCGCTTTGGGCTTGGCTGCAACGAGGGTTCCTGCAAAACCAACTTGAACGAAGGACACGAACCGTATTTGGCGGAGCTCTTCCCCGATTACCAAAACGGAGTCGACAGCCAGGCCATTGCCGAAGTCTGGATTATCATCAACGACGACAGCACCCTAACCATTTCACCCACCAAGCTGGACATTCCCGTTTCTCAAAAGAAAGTCATCCGCTTTTTGGCGCCCTGGAGCAATACCAACGCCCTTTTGTACGTAAACGGCAGCGAAAGCTACATGTCCTCCGTCCCCAATTACTGCGGATGGTTCGAAGCCAAGATTACGCCCCCCAAAGGCGAGTTCTACGTCTATTTCAAACAAACTATCGGCGGGACTTCCGTAGGCATCGAGGGCCCTACCAAAGAAGAAATCTCACCTGACCAAGAAATCAGCCTTGATTCCATCGCCGCCCTCACCGACACTATCTGGGTACAGGGATTCCAGTTCGGCTCCCCTGAACTCTTTAGCGAGTATCCCGAAGTATTGGGCGACTGCCCCATTAAAAACTTACCCGTGATGATGTTCGACTGGTACGACGGCACCGTAAATTCCGACGGCACCAAGGACGCCTACGAAGAATGGCAACGCAAAAAAGGCGCGGGCCGCACCGGGTTCGATGTACGCGGCGTCCCCATGTACGGCGAAGGCACAAGTCAGGACTTTGGCAAGAGCGGTTGCGAAGCCGACCCCATGACAGGCATGGTCGAAAAGGAACTGGGCGCCAACGGTGTCCCCGTACGCGCCTCCAACTTCCCCAGCAACTGCACAAACGCCACCCACTTGAATGACTGGTTCTTGCCCGAGGTTCTCGCCAAGGATGACGCCGGCAACGAATACACGAACGTCACCTGCCGCGAAATCCCGCTCAGCCTCACCGACGAAGGATTCTGGTATGCGCAAATCGACGACGAGAGCCCCGAGCAGGGACTATTCCTTCTCGACGACTTCCGCTACCTCGACAGTGCAGGCACCATAGAGAACCCGCATTACGATTCGTTGTACGCAGGTTCGGGCCGCGGCTACCACAACTTCGGTTTCGCCATGAAAATCCAGGCCACCTTCCAGTACGTGAAGGGGCAGTACTTTGAGTTCAACGGCGACGACGACGTGTGGGTGTTCATCGACAATAAACTGGTCGTGGACATTGGCGGCCAGCACAAGAAGGTGAAAAAAAGCGTCAACCTCGACAAGCTGGGCCTCGAAGAAGACTCCACCTACAACTTCCACATCTTTTACGCCGAACGCAAGCGCGAAGCCTCGAACTTCATGATGAAAACGTCCATCGACTTGCATGTGGAATCGAGCATGCTGTTGACCGACATTTCGGACGCCCCCAAGATCATCAAGAAGGAAGTGTGGCAGATTATTCGTGAGCGCAAACTGGCTTGCGACTTCTCGTCGACTCCAGAACTGGAACACACCGAGCGAGGCCCCTCGAACTTTGTCCTCTTTGGCAGAAGCCTTAGCGGCAAGGGCGTCGCCTTGAACATACTGGATTCCCTCTACTACAATGGCATCACCATCGGCAACGACTTCACCATGATTACCATTGACCCCAAGGCCATCACCAAGGCAAAGGCGCTGCCGCCGGGAACTTACTTTGTCCGCGTTTCCCTCAAGACGAACCCCAACGACTTCAAGGATGTTTACTTTACCGTGGACCCGTACGAATTCCCGAACATCGCCTTCTCAGGCGTAAAGGACTCCAGCTATTGCATTTTGAACATCGAATCGGAAGACGAAACGGACTCCCTCTGTTTTGACAAGTACTGGTACCCGTACGGCAGCCTGCTCGAAAACGACTCCATGGTCTTTAATGTCAGCAGCGACACACTCCCGCTCAATTTGAACAAGAACGAAAAGATGTGGGCTGGCCGCTCGTACCCCGTAAGCATCATGTATGCCGAAGAATGGGCCAGCATTTACAGCGGTATCAAGGTTGAGATCAAGACCTCCGACACGCTCCTCATCGCCTGCGACTCCATGGGGAACCCCATCACCGAGGTCGTACTCGACTCCGGCAAGGCGAACTTCTTTGTTAGGGGCACCGGCGAAATCGTAAACGCCACGTTGACCATCTCGTCAATTTCCTCCAAGAACAAGCAGGCCCTGTGGACGCAAATCAACATGAAGGAACCGCCTGTTCCGCAAATCGAGAGCGCCTACATTTATGACCGCAACGGGGATGGACGAAGCGATAGCATTTGGATCCACTTCAACAAACCGCTGAGTGATTCCAGCGTTCTTGATTCACTCAAGTTCGTCTTTGGCATCAACGACAGCGCCTACACGCTTCCCAAGAACAACAGCTTCAACAAAGTCACATACAAAATTGGCGAAGACGTCGCCACCATCGTCGCCGCCAAGAACTGCTTTGGCAGGGGCATTTTCACCGGCGGCGCCTCCAGCCCCTATTCTGGCAAACTGAACATCTGGTACACCTATACAGATCCCGAAGACAAATCCACCGCCGTATTCCCTGTCGAGGGGCAGCTTACCGACAAGGTGGGCCCGGTCATTACCGCCGCCGAGATTTCCATTTCGGATGACGGCAACACACAACTGCAGCTGACGTTCAGCGAAGGAATCAACAAGGAAGGCGCCAATGTCGACTTCTTCCGCTTCCGCAACAACAGCGCCACAAGCCAGTTGAGCAACCTGATTCAACCCGCCCACATTGCCACATCCTCGGCAAACCAATGGACATTGATTTATGTCAAGGGAAGCGTCCATGACGTAGTACCGACCGTGGGCGACTCCATCCGCTTTACGCCGCCTTCCATTGGAGGGCTCGCACTCGACCTGGTCAACGTTCCGCCACACGAGCTGAACCCGTGGGCACGCATCACCGGTGAACAGAGCGTGCGTATCACAAGCCCCACAGTCGTAGTTCTTGACAGGCATTCCGATGTCTTTGACAGCGCAAGCGCCATTGTAAGGAGCGAATCGGCGACCGTCCCCAAGTTGGTGAGCGGCGAGCAAAAACTCACGGCACAGCAGGTCGCCGCCATTTACGGCACGCAAGGTCACTACCTGGGCGACCTCGATATGGGTTCACTTGTCCGTAACGAGATTGCAGAGATTGTCAAAGCGGTCCAAGGCAAAACGACATACACCGACAAAGAGGCCGTCGAAAACGGCGACCCCCATGACACTTACACCCTTGAAGAGATCCTGAACGCCGTGAGTGCAGGGAAACTCTCCATTGACGACGCCCAGGACCGTTTGGGCCTCCCCGACATTATTGTGGACGCTTACGAGAACGGCCTTCTGACCAAAGAAAACCTGCGCTATTACGAGAGTGGTTCTGAGGCCGACATCGAACAAATCGCCGTAACCGTCGCCGACAATACCGAGCTCTGGTACAGGGCGACCTACTATACGAGCCTGGGCCACTTTGTGAACCGCGACGAAGGCTCCATCCGTTGCACCGACGACATTTTCAAGGCCGACGGCGCCAGCGACTGCCTTGAAAACAACGGACGGTTCTTCCTCGCCTGGAACATGCGTTCAAGCGGGGGGCGCCTGGCCGCCACGGGCATTTACATCGCCCGTCTCGAAATCAAGATTTCGGTCAACAGCAACACCATCAGCAAGCAGGCAAGAGACTTCCTCTGGGGGGTACGCCGCGGCAATGTGAACGCCATGGACTTTGGGCTTTAA